A stretch of DNA from Odontesthes bonariensis isolate fOdoBon6 chromosome 5, fOdoBon6.hap1, whole genome shotgun sequence:
AAACGTGTCGTGCACTCTACTTTTCACAGGAGCTTTAAATCTGAGCAAAGCAGATATGGAATACCAAGCAGAATGTGGTTGGCATCAGCGAAGCGTGAAGTTAAGGTGCAAATCTATTTAATCTGCGAGTCAGAGGAGCCTCATTACCTAACATGGCTTCCTCACGTTTAAAGAGTAACGTTAGCTTTATTTTTACTCTTTATTCTCACAGATGATCACTCGTATATCATGAACAACTACCGTGGCATTGCAATGAGAATAAACTTCAGTCTTTCAAGAGCAACATTCATGGTTTTCTCACTTTGTGCACTGAGCTCATGGAGGTTCAtgacagagatgggaccaagtcacacatgtgcaagtctcaagtaggtcccaagtcttagctttcaagtctcaagtaagtcccaagtcttagctttcaagtctcaagtaagtcccaagtcttagctttcaagtctcaagtaagtcccaagtcttagctttcaagtctcaagtaagtctcaagtcttagctttcaagtctcaagtaagtcccaagtcttagctttcaagtctcaagtaagtctcaagtcttagctttcaagtctcaagtaagtcccaagtcttagctttcaagtctcaggtaagtctcaagtcttagctttcaagtctcaagtaagtctcaagtcttagctttcaagtctcaagtaagtcccaagtcttagctttcaagtctcaagtaagtcccaagtcttagctttcaagtctcaagtaagtcccaagtcttagctttcaagtctcaagtaagtctcaagtcttagctttcaagtctcaggtaagtctcaagtcttagctttcaagtcttaagtaagtctcaagtcttagctttcaagtctcaagtaagtcccaagtcttagctttcaagtctcaggtaagtctcaagtcttagctttcaagtctcaagtaagtctcaagtcttagctttcaagtctcaagtaagtcccaagtcttagctttcaagtctcaagtaagtctcaagtcttagctttcaagtctcaagtaagtctcaagtcttagctttcaagtctcaagtaggtcccaagtcttagctttcaagtctcaggtaagtctcaagtcttagctttcaagtctcaagtaagtcccaagtcttagctttcaagtctcaagtaagtctcaagtcatagctttcaagtctcaagtaagtctcaagtcttagctttcaagtctcaactaagtttcaagtcttagctttcaagtctcaagtaagtctcaagtcttagctttcaagtctcaagtaagtctcaagtcttagctttcaagtctcaagtaagtcccaagtcttagctttcaagtctcaagtaagtctcaagtcttagctttcaagtctcaagtaagtcccaagtcttagctttcaagtctcaagtaagtctcaagtcttagctttcaagtctcaagtaagtcccaagtcttagctttcaagtctcaagtaagtcccaagtcttagctttcaagtctcaagtaagtctcaagtcttagctttcaagtctcaagtgagtctcaagtcttagctttcaagtctcaagtaagtctcaagtcttagctttcaagtctcaagtaagtcccaagtcttagctttcaagtctcaggtaagtctcaagtcttagctttcaagtctcaagtaagtctcaagtcttagctttcaagtctcaagtaagtcccaagtcttagctttcaagtctcaagtaagtctcaagtcttagctttcaagtctcaagtaagtctcaagtcttagctttcaagtctcaagtaggtcccaagtcttagctttcaagtctcaggtaagtctcaagtcttagctttcaagtctcaagtaagtcccaagtcttagctttcaagtctcaagtaagtctcaagtcatagctttcaagtctcaagtaagtctcaagtcttagctttcaagtctcaagtaagtcccaagtcttagctttcaagtctcaagtaagtctcaagtcttagctttccaagtctcaagtaagtcccaagtcttagctttcaagtctcaagtaagtcccaagtcttagttttcaagtctcaagtaagtctcaagtcttggctttcaagtctcaagtaagtctcaagtcttagctttcaagtctcaagtaagtcccaagtcttagctttcaagtctcaagtaagtctcaagtaagtctcaagtcttagctttcaagtctcaagtgagtctcaagtcttagctttcaagtctcaggtaagtctcaagtcttagctttcaagtctcaagtaagtcccaagtcttagctttcaagtctcaagtaagtctcaagtcttagctttcaagtctcaagtaagtcccaagtcttagctttcaagtctcaagtaagactcaagtcttggctttcaagtctcaagtaagtctcaagtcttagctttcaagtctcaagtaagtcccaagtcttagctttcaagtctcaagtaagtctcaagtcttggctttcaagtctcaagtaagtctcaagtcttagctttcaagtctcaagtaagtcccaagtcttagctttcaagtctcaagtaagtctcaagtcttggctttcaagtctcaagtaagtctcaagtcatagctttcaagtctcaagtaagtctcaagtcatagctttcaagtctcaagtaagtcccaagtaacttttcttggtcaagtcaagtcaccttattattgcaattttacctgcagaatctgatcttaataaagttataagacaagatataagtaactgtcccccacccccaccccgtatcatatcaagctaacgttagctaactaccaactaggctaacaggataatattagcgaATATGACAAGCGctcactggtcagaatggatcttcagatgacgaacaaagttcgaagttatgctagatgcttaacactcaagtcatcgtgtctcaagtcaagtgcagagtctttaacttccaagtccgagtcgagtctcaagtcttgtATTtttagtcaagtcaagtcacaagtcttcaaaacagcgactcaagtcgactcgagtccaagtcacagtgactcgagtccccatctctggttcaTGAGGTTGACTTAATGCAGTTTCCCCCTAACAGATACTACAGAGGCGCAGTGGGAGCCCTGCTGGTCTATGACATCACCAAACACCTGACCTATGAGAGCGTGGAGCGCTGGCTGAAGGAGCTGTATGACCACGCCGACCCCCACATCGTGGTAATGCTGGTGGGCAATAAGACAGACCTGGAGTCAGAGAGATCCGTGCCCATAGAGGAGGCTAAAGACTTCGCAGGTACAAACTTACTCCATGAATCGTCACCTCTTCAGTAcattggaaaaaatctaaatcttaccaagtatatttgtctcattgagtatctcattacacttgatataaaacaattgcctaacaagtaccatttcagacagatatagggacttgttttaatacaatatatcttgaatatcttgttaagtgaaaacgtcttgaaaacatcttgttttgagtcatatttcacatgaaacaagcttttttttcacttgaagaggtttttaagctaatttcaagatcacttttaactcaaaagtcctaaattttacattttatttcatgaaatcttgacaagccgattttcactagttccattggcagattttttttgcttatttcaagcaaaaacgtcttttatttgttgtttttttacttatttttggaggggcattttttccagtgtaaagatgCATTCCTTGATGTTGTATGTAACATTCCAGGATCAGTTGTGAAATTTAGCAACTTGTGACACGATGTGACGAATTGGAATtaaacacaacttttttttggtGTTGTCCAGAGAAGAAAGGCCTGCTGTTTCTGGAGACTTCTGCTTTGGAATCTACTAACGTGGAAGCAGCATTCAACAGCGTCTTAGCAGGtaatttcattgttttttttagaatcagaaaaggttttattgccaagtaatttttacatcacaaggaatttggcctggtctgtttggtgccataatttttacattttttacatttattactttattttattattataatattttatatatatatatatatatatatatatatatatatatatatatatagtatattttttatattactTTTGCTGATATGACTGGATGTCCCCGTCTTTACTTTCCAAACACGTGTAATACAAGTGCACATTTTACCTTTATGTGTGCTCATTTTTACAGTAAACATGCAGCCAGAAAGACGCATCCTGTGACCCTGAATTCAGTATTATTTAGATCCACCAGCTCATGGCAAACTCTCGACAAAGTCCCAGAGCAGTAATTTGATTGGATGAGGAAAGAACCCCTCTAACTGGTACACAAGTGGTTACTTTGGTCCTAAAGGTCTTTTTCTGATGTGTGACGTGTGTCGTTTTCATGCCGCAGAGATACACAAGAAGGTGAGCAGCAAGGAGGTGGTCCGAGGCTCCATTAAAGCAGTGTCCCTGAACAACTCGGAAGCAAAAAACACAGAGGAGAAGAAGGCCTGCTGCAAGAACATCTGATTGCATCATTTCCCAGGAGCCCAGGAGCCCAGGGGCCTCCTTCGCCCACAGCCCTGAGGTGGAGCTTGGAGCTCCATGGCAACGTCAGGTGCCAAAATACATGGTTAGGTGATGGCGGTTCGAAATGATTGAACATGAGGGGTGGATAGATATAGCTGGAAACCAATTTCAGTCTTTCAAAAAAACACTCTTCAATAAAGGTCAAAGGTGAAACAGAACCTGCGATATTATTTATAACCCGTGCAGAAAAATTGCTGACTAATTACTGCGGTTTATTGGATCTTTAACAGGAAATTCTTAtggcacattgagttgcctgtggtatgaaatgcgctacataaataaagattgattgattgtttttttacattttttttaacatatatttattgttttttcatgttaatataacaacatccaacaatttaaacatcaaaaacatatggcagtaaagaaaatattatttaaatgattaaaaaagatacattaAAACCGTAGTAGTcagcaaattactgtgcaatgaatatgaaataatgaaaataataaaaataaataagtaattaaacacatacataaataataataataataataaataataaaagtaTTCAAAATATGCAGCTTGCACTCCCaccaacaaattaaataattttcattATCTCATTCTCTCTCATTATATTATCTATAACCCGTGCAGAAAATCTGAGACATTTAAACCCACAAATGAAACTGTTGTGATGGGTTTTGTTTCTTTAAACCAGCAGCTTGCTGATGCTGCGTGCGCTAACTGAGTCCTGATGCCGAGCATGCGCTCCAGCTGATGATCAATGATAAGACCCACTGCATTTCTGTTGAGAAATAAAGGATTTGTGGACTCATGCATCTATCGTGTGTTATTATTGTCTTTTTACAGCTGACACTTGGACATTTTAGATTTTAGAAACAGAGCAGACGTGTTTAATGAAATTTAAACCAGCTTTGTTTTGACTCACTGTCTCAGTTCAGAAGCTCAGTTGAACATTTGAGTGTTAATAGTCTTTGTTACACGTACGGTTTTCCTAACTTTCTGCATGTAAAATGTGTATTTACACAGGTTTACTTAGGTAGAATTAAATACACACACTTCTAAACACTTAATAAACACTTTCTAGTCAGAGTATTAAACCATATTTGGCAAAAGTCTGAGAATCTGCTCtgtttcacatgaaataaatagCTTCACAGAGGGGTCATAACCTCAGAGGAACTTTTTAATGAGCTTTAAGAGACATTACATTTCCACGTAGATGTGGAAGAAGTTCCAGGAAAAACTGCTAGGAATTACTTCTGATGGAACAGGTCAGCAGTGGAAAACCTTTCCAGGCATGATATCTTCTTTTCCTCCGACTGAGCTAAGATAATTAGTTGGCCCAATTAATGTTGGCTAAACCGTTCCAGAGCGATGATACATCTTCTTTAAAGGGACCCAAAAAAACGGGGGAAAGAATTACAGCTTTTTTGAAGGCAggacatatttatttatatagcggatttcaaactgcttcacggaacaaaaagacattaaaaacaAAGACGTACGGTAAAGTGTTATCAATCAAAGCCCTTCAATACAATTAGATCAGTTAATTAAATGCAGTGAACAGGAAAGTCttacgtttttgtttttttaaacatatatttattgttttttcatgttaatataacaacatccaacaatttaaacatccaaaacatatggcagtaaagaaaatattaattaaatgattaaaaaagatacattGAAACCGCAGTAGTcagcaaattactgtgcaatgaatatgaaataatgaaaataataaaaataaataagtaattatACACAtacattattaataataataataataaaaaaaattaaaagtattcaaaatgtaggttacagctttCTCTCCCACCAACAAAttaaatatcataaaattcagaAGCCCTCTTTCTAACAATATAGGTCAGTTTCTCAAAAGCCAGACTCGATGTTAAGTTATTTAACCCGTGGGTAAAAGAGGGGCAACCAACATTCTTCCAGCATAATGCAATACAGCCTTTGGCCTGCAATAAACAAAGGTCAACCATTTTTGGAAAGTCTTACGTTTtgataaaagaagaagaattgaCGCAGAGTTTGTTCCGCATATATGATCTATAAAAAGTGAAAGTAGCTTCTCTGTTTTTGGTTCAGACAACAAACCTGTTCCTGATGAGTTGAGATGTCTCAAAGGTTCATAATGTAGCAGAAGACCTCAGGTGTaatggccccaaaccatgtAAAGCTTTATGAATCAACTCTCGGATGCACAGGAAGCAATGTGGAGACCTCAGGATGGAGGGATATGATCCACTTTTCTGGTCTTAGTGAGATCCACACCGTTgactgttaaagttcaggtctgagtccatgaTGACACCCAGATGTCTGGCTTGGTTTGTAGTTTGCAAAAACTGTTCATTTGTTAAAGAGATTTAATGAGTGTTTATAGGGGATTTTAATCCCCGGGTGACATGGTAATGTAGATTTGTGTGTTATCCACATAACTGTAAATGTAAATCTTGAAAAAAGAGGCCCCAGAattgaaccctgaggaactcaaCATGCCATTTTTAGTCCAACCAGATGTGTGATTAGTCATAGATACAAAATAGTCTTAGATACAGAAAGTCCCACCCAGTTTTGTGGTTGACAGTATCGTTCTTGTATCATTTTCTTAAATCAGCTTTTA
This window harbors:
- the rab25b gene encoding ras-related protein Rab-25b isoform X2; this encodes MGSSDAYNFVFKVVLIGESGVGKSNLLSRFTKNEFSHDSRTTIGVEFSTRTLQLSGFTIKAQIWDTAGLERYRAITSAYYRGAVGALLVYDITKHLTYESVERWLKELYDHADPHIVVMLVGNKTDLESERSVPIEEAKDFAEKKGLLFLETSALESTNVEAAFNSVLAVNMQPERRIL
- the rab25b gene encoding ras-related protein Rab-25b isoform X1, with the protein product MGSSDAYNFVFKVVLIGESGVGKSNLLSRFTKNEFSHDSRTTIGVEFSTRTLQLSGFTIKAQIWDTAGLERYRAITSAYYRGAVGALLVYDITKHLTYESVERWLKELYDHADPHIVVMLVGNKTDLESERSVPIEEAKDFAEKKGLLFLETSALESTNVEAAFNSVLAEIHKKVSSKEVVRGSIKAVSLNNSEAKNTEEKKACCKNI